One Cryomorphaceae bacterium 1068 DNA window includes the following coding sequences:
- a CDS encoding TlpA disulfide reductase family protein, protein MKYYLLLILSFASIVSSVSAQDGNTTVPSATVKSIDGKSFDTADFNNDGKPMIINFWATWCAPCKKELNNIAEVYDDWVEETGVKLVAISIDDARSQSRVLPYVNGSSWEYEVYIDENQDFKRAMGVNNVPHTFLVDGSGNIVYSHNNYAPGDEDELFEKIIGLLN, encoded by the coding sequence ATGAAATACTATCTACTCCTAATTCTATCATTCGCCTCTATTGTTTCAAGTGTTTCTGCTCAAGACGGAAATACGACAGTACCATCAGCAACCGTAAAATCCATTGACGGAAAATCTTTTGATACGGCTGATTTCAATAATGACGGCAAACCGATGATTATAAATTTTTGGGCTACTTGGTGTGCTCCCTGCAAAAAGGAACTGAACAATATTGCAGAAGTATATGACGACTGGGTTGAAGAAACAGGAGTTAAGTTGGTGGCTATATCTATTGACGATGCCCGAAGTCAATCAAGAGTCCTCCCATATGTAAATGGTTCATCTTGGGAATACGAAGTATACATTGACGAAAACCAAGACTTTAAACGAGCCATGGGTGTTAATAATGTTCCGCACACGTTCCTGGTAGACGGTTCAGGAAACATTGTTTATTCACACAACAACTATGCTCCAGGTGACGAAGATGAACTCTTCGAGAAGATTATTGGTCTTCTCAACTGA
- a CDS encoding DUF6029 family protein, with the protein MKKLVTLSIILFSLTEVFSQDPFQVRGNFSIDAQYYREDSAIAAVVPDEQIALQGFGNIILTKGKFEAGVRFETYLPAFVGYPAGAPWEGTGIGYRYAKYNGDKLEITVGNFYEQFGSGLVLRTWEDRGLGVDYALDGIRVVARPIDGITVKGLYGKQRFNFNDGYQNGDGIVRGADIEFNLNQLLDSVINFKGQWTVGGSFVSKYEQNRNPVYDFPENVGSGSVRLKYQYSGFQFSGEYAYISTNPSSLNSNIVDIPDSLDPSVGIFQYGQGLQIHTNYSKKGFGVGLTASSISNMALQSQRNSGPFDSWINYLPPTSVLQTALLAQFYPYATQPNGEVALRGDVFYNIPKKSLLGGRYGTKLEVSYTHIQSPDFPVVDDFEINRKGIEPTLFSWGDETYYEDFNAKVTKRVSKKFKASLMYMYIQYNNDVVLGAYDYNNNPTKGTVFADLIAFEGSWKIKKGHNLRFELQALFTDQHLQDWLAVVAEYTVSPHWFFSAVNQYNYGNADGDKFNFPVVSTGYINGSNRISVSYGRQRAGVFCVGGVCRVVPASNGLTISLTSSF; encoded by the coding sequence ATGAAAAAGCTAGTCACCCTCTCAATCATTTTATTTAGCCTGACGGAGGTATTTAGCCAAGACCCTTTTCAGGTAAGAGGAAACTTTTCCATTGATGCTCAATATTACCGGGAAGACTCTGCTATCGCAGCTGTGGTTCCTGATGAACAAATCGCCCTTCAGGGTTTCGGTAATATCATTTTGACCAAAGGAAAGTTTGAAGCAGGCGTCAGATTCGAAACTTACTTACCTGCGTTTGTCGGTTATCCTGCAGGCGCACCTTGGGAGGGCACTGGAATAGGATATCGATATGCCAAGTACAACGGTGATAAACTTGAGATCACAGTCGGAAATTTCTACGAACAATTTGGATCAGGACTAGTACTTAGAACTTGGGAAGATCGAGGACTTGGAGTGGACTACGCTCTCGATGGTATTCGAGTGGTAGCAAGGCCGATTGACGGTATTACTGTAAAAGGACTCTACGGGAAACAGCGCTTCAATTTTAATGATGGCTATCAAAATGGTGATGGGATCGTACGGGGTGCAGATATTGAATTCAACCTTAATCAGCTATTAGACTCTGTAATTAACTTCAAAGGTCAATGGACGGTTGGTGGTAGCTTTGTGAGTAAGTACGAGCAAAACAGAAACCCCGTTTATGACTTCCCTGAGAACGTAGGATCAGGTTCAGTCAGGCTGAAATATCAATACAGTGGTTTTCAATTTAGCGGTGAATATGCCTATATCTCGACAAATCCGTCCTCACTTAATAGTAATATCGTAGATATACCTGATTCTCTTGATCCTTCCGTGGGTATTTTCCAGTATGGACAAGGCTTGCAAATACATACCAACTATTCTAAAAAAGGCTTCGGAGTTGGCTTAACCGCGAGTTCTATTTCCAACATGGCCCTTCAGAGCCAACGAAACTCAGGGCCATTCGACTCTTGGATCAATTACCTGCCGCCAACCTCTGTACTTCAAACAGCCTTGCTGGCTCAGTTTTATCCATATGCAACACAACCAAATGGTGAAGTTGCTCTCAGGGGAGATGTTTTCTACAACATCCCTAAGAAAAGTCTCTTAGGCGGTCGATACGGTACGAAGCTAGAAGTTAGTTACACTCATATTCAATCACCTGATTTCCCTGTAGTTGATGATTTCGAGATAAACAGGAAAGGTATTGAACCAACTCTATTTAGCTGGGGAGATGAAACTTACTATGAGGACTTTAATGCGAAGGTGACCAAAAGGGTTTCGAAAAAGTTCAAAGCGAGCTTAATGTACATGTATATCCAGTACAATAATGATGTTGTTTTGGGCGCTTATGACTATAACAATAACCCAACCAAAGGGACCGTATTCGCTGATCTCATCGCTTTCGAGGGAAGTTGGAAAATAAAGAAAGGCCACAACCTGCGGTTCGAACTGCAAGCTCTTTTTACTGATCAACACCTCCAAGACTGGTTGGCGGTAGTTGCAGAATACACTGTTTCACCACATTGGTTCTTTTCTGCTGTTAACCAATATAATTACGGAAATGCCGATGGAGACAAGTTCAACTTTCCCGTTGTATCGACAGGATACATCAATGGAAGCAATAGAATTTCCGTCTCCTATGGTCGTCAACGAGCCGGAGTATTTTGTGTAGGTGGAGTTTGTAGAGTTGTTCCTGCTTCGAATGGCCTTACAATAAGTTTGACAAGTAGTTTTTAA
- a CDS encoding Omp28-related outer membrane protein, translating into MKNFKLFILAGLFFWSCDKPDSPYLDNDRDLGTAEGVIIYGSSFFDSYESTVLLEDFTGYKCQNCGPALATADLLQEQWEERIVVVGYHVLSFFAAPDIAPQPPNFIFSKDFRTEEGEALAEDESILSLPQGMVNRTDFGSGRPQLAGDWSGLVSDQMSLEARGFVDVIADSVVVEDSEVTFAIALRPLSEVEEDWNLVVGIYENDIIEGQKDGSDIIYPFSHQHVFRGYVNGRFGQAVISPDLSLADDEAVYYKFTTALDGEWVPENCYIFAFLQNPSTLEVLSVAKAPVL; encoded by the coding sequence ATGAAGAATTTCAAATTATTCATCCTAGCTGGCCTGTTTTTTTGGTCGTGTGATAAACCAGATAGTCCTTACCTGGACAATGACAGAGATTTAGGAACCGCTGAAGGTGTAATCATATATGGTTCCTCTTTTTTTGATTCATACGAATCGACTGTCCTTCTTGAAGATTTCACAGGTTATAAATGTCAGAATTGCGGTCCTGCCCTAGCTACTGCTGACTTGCTCCAAGAACAGTGGGAAGAACGAATAGTAGTAGTTGGCTACCATGTATTATCCTTTTTCGCAGCACCTGACATTGCACCCCAACCACCAAATTTCATTTTTTCAAAAGACTTTAGAACCGAGGAGGGAGAAGCGCTGGCTGAAGATGAAAGCATTCTTTCACTTCCTCAAGGTATGGTGAACCGAACTGATTTTGGTTCAGGACGACCTCAGCTGGCGGGTGATTGGTCAGGTCTCGTTTCCGACCAAATGAGTCTGGAAGCACGCGGATTTGTTGATGTTATTGCTGATTCGGTTGTAGTAGAAGATAGCGAGGTGACTTTTGCGATAGCACTGAGACCACTATCAGAAGTTGAAGAAGATTGGAATCTCGTTGTAGGCATTTACGAAAACGATATTATTGAAGGTCAAAAAGACGGGAGTGATATTATATACCCATTCTCTCATCAACACGTTTTCAGAGGGTATGTAAATGGTCGATTCGGCCAAGCTGTTATTTCTCCTGATCTTTCTCTAGCTGATGATGAAGCTGTATATTATAAGTTTACCACAGCTTTAGACGGCGAATGGGTACCTGAAAACTGCTACATTTTTGCCTTTTTGCAAAACCCATCTACCTTAGAGGTTCTCTCAGTGGCAAAGGCACCCGTGCTATGA
- a CDS encoding porin family protein has protein sequence MRLVLFGLMFFTLPLWGQTENDDKSFSFFLQAGMNASQVGGDGLQGFDKLNFAAGIGVKRIINEKFDWQLGINLLQKGSRKVADPDNGDLTEYKMSLLYAQVPILFEYKYNEKISAIGGTGFGFLLSAEETDFNGVIDNTPDFNVLDFSLILAVKYNISERFGAELRYDQSLLPIRTRGDIDIPLVLGSQFNTVLGVLLSYSIN, from the coding sequence ATGAGGTTAGTATTATTTGGTCTCATGTTCTTTACCCTACCTTTATGGGGTCAAACTGAAAATGATGACAAAAGCTTTTCTTTCTTTCTACAAGCGGGTATGAATGCCAGTCAAGTGGGTGGTGATGGACTCCAAGGTTTTGATAAATTGAATTTCGCTGCTGGTATTGGCGTAAAGCGCATAATCAACGAAAAGTTTGATTGGCAGCTTGGAATAAACCTTCTCCAAAAAGGGAGTAGAAAAGTAGCCGACCCGGATAATGGTGACCTGACAGAATACAAAATGTCACTTCTCTACGCTCAGGTTCCGATTCTATTCGAATACAAATACAACGAGAAGATATCAGCCATAGGTGGCACCGGTTTTGGATTTCTGCTCTCAGCTGAAGAGACTGATTTCAACGGTGTGATAGATAATACACCCGACTTTAATGTGCTTGACTTTTCTCTAATTCTAGCTGTGAAATACAATATTTCAGAAAGATTTGGAGCCGAACTTAGATACGATCAATCGCTTCTACCAATCCGGACAAGGGGTGACATTGACATTCCACTTGTGCTAGGATCGCAGTTCAATACGGTATTAGGGGTACTCTTGTCGTATTCAATCAACTAG
- the ruvB gene encoding Holliday junction branch migration DNA helicase RuvB → MSDQFDLRDSSSFTDSELEKVLRPKSFGDFQGQDKVLENLKVFVTAAKRRGESLDHVLLHGPPGLGKTTLATIISQELGVGLRVTSGPVLDKPGDLAGLLTNLEENDVLFIDEIHRLSAIVEEYLYSAMEDFKIDLVIDTGPNARTVEIDLNPFTLVGATTRSGLLTAPLRARFGINSRLSYYTSDILAGIVKRSAEILNIPIENRAAHEIARRSRGTPRIANALLRRVRDFAEVKGDGVIDMKIAQSSLEALDVDTHGLDEMDHKILLTIIDKFKGGPVGLGTVATAVGEDSGTIEEVYEPFLIQEGFLMRTPRGRQATDAAYAHLGRAMNRGGEQQGLF, encoded by the coding sequence ATGTCAGATCAGTTTGATTTAAGGGATTCGTCCTCATTTACAGATTCAGAACTTGAGAAAGTCTTAAGACCAAAATCATTTGGAGACTTTCAAGGTCAAGACAAGGTTTTGGAAAACCTGAAGGTTTTTGTAACTGCCGCCAAGAGGCGAGGGGAATCTTTGGACCATGTCCTCTTACACGGTCCCCCTGGATTGGGGAAAACTACTCTGGCAACAATCATTTCTCAAGAATTGGGTGTTGGGCTGAGGGTAACTTCTGGACCTGTATTGGATAAACCGGGTGATCTTGCAGGATTGCTTACTAATCTGGAAGAAAATGATGTACTGTTTATAGATGAGATCCATCGACTTTCGGCAATAGTAGAGGAGTATCTCTATTCAGCTATGGAAGATTTTAAGATTGATCTTGTTATTGATACAGGACCAAATGCAAGGACTGTAGAGATCGATCTCAATCCATTTACATTAGTAGGAGCAACTACGCGTTCCGGTTTGCTTACGGCGCCTTTAAGGGCTCGATTCGGCATAAATAGCAGATTGAGCTACTATACATCTGATATCCTTGCGGGAATTGTGAAAAGAAGTGCGGAGATTCTCAATATTCCGATAGAAAACAGAGCAGCACATGAAATAGCTCGAAGATCAAGAGGGACTCCGCGAATTGCAAACGCCCTACTGCGCAGAGTAAGGGATTTTGCAGAAGTAAAAGGGGATGGAGTAATTGATATGAAAATAGCTCAATCATCACTTGAAGCTCTGGATGTGGATACGCACGGTCTGGATGAGATGGATCATAAGATTCTCCTCACCATTATTGACAAGTTTAAAGGAGGCCCGGTCGGTCTAGGTACGGTCGCAACAGCAGTAGGTGAAGATTCGGGAACGATTGAAGAGGTTTATGAGCCCTTTTTAATACAGGAAGGCTTCCTGATGAGAACCCCCAGAGGGCGTCAAGCTACCGATGCGGCATATGCTCACCTGGGCAGAGCTATGAATAGAGGCGGCGAACAGCAAGGTCTTTTTTAG
- a CDS encoding cbb3-type cytochrome c oxidase subunit I translates to MSATVETHEAHAHSHEHHHEKESFVSKYVFSQDHKMISKQFLTTAIFMGIIAMMLSVFFRLQLAWPGESFEILNYFLGDRWAPDGVLDRNMYLSLVTIHGTIMVFFVLTGGLSGTFSNLLIPLQIGARDMASGFLNMLSYWFFLVSSVIMVSSLFVETGAAGGGWTIYPPLSALPQAMPSSGLGMTLWLVSMALFIASSLLGSLNYIVTILNLRTKGMKMTRLPLTIWAFLVTAILGVLSFPVLFAAVLLLIMDRSMGTAFYLSDIYVAGEALDPVGGSPILYEHLFWFLGHPEVYIVLLPALGISSEVIATNSRKPIFGYRAMIGSIMAIGFLSFIVWGHHMFMSGMSPFLGSVFVFTTLLIAIPSAVKAFNYITTIWKGNLVFTPAMLFSIGLVSTFVTGGLTGIILADSALDINVHDTYFVVAHFHIVMGLSAIFGMFAGVYHWFPKMFGRMMNSKLGYAHFWMTIVGGYGVFFPMHFVGLAGAPRRYYQYTDYPMFDGVYDLNVLVTTFAIFAAAAQAIFLFNFFWSIYRGQKASQNPWKSNTLEWTTPVEHIHGNWPGAIPVVHRWPYDYSKPGKELDYVPQNVPLTDGEEEH, encoded by the coding sequence ATGTCAGCTACTGTAGAAACACACGAGGCACACGCTCACTCACATGAGCACCACCATGAGAAAGAGAGTTTCGTAAGCAAATACGTATTCTCGCAAGATCATAAAATGATCAGTAAGCAGTTTTTAACGACTGCGATCTTTATGGGTATCATCGCCATGATGTTGTCGGTATTTTTCCGACTACAATTGGCTTGGCCAGGAGAAAGTTTTGAAATTTTGAACTACTTCTTGGGAGACCGTTGGGCGCCTGACGGAGTTTTAGATCGAAACATGTACCTCTCACTGGTTACGATACACGGTACTATAATGGTATTCTTTGTATTGACGGGAGGATTGAGTGGTACGTTTAGTAACCTTCTTATTCCATTGCAAATTGGAGCGAGAGATATGGCTTCAGGGTTCCTGAATATGCTTTCATACTGGTTTTTCTTGGTATCGAGTGTTATTATGGTTTCGTCCCTGTTTGTTGAAACCGGAGCTGCGGGTGGAGGATGGACTATTTATCCGCCTTTAAGTGCACTTCCCCAAGCGATGCCTTCATCAGGACTTGGAATGACGCTGTGGTTGGTGAGTATGGCACTATTCATTGCCTCTTCACTCTTGGGGAGTCTGAACTACATCGTTACTATTCTGAATTTGCGTACCAAGGGTATGAAAATGACAAGATTGCCATTGACTATATGGGCATTCTTAGTGACTGCTATTCTTGGGGTATTGTCTTTCCCGGTTTTGTTTGCAGCGGTATTGTTATTGATCATGGACAGGTCCATGGGTACAGCGTTTTATTTAAGTGACATCTACGTAGCAGGCGAGGCTCTTGACCCTGTGGGTGGTAGTCCTATTCTCTATGAACACTTGTTCTGGTTCTTAGGCCACCCTGAAGTTTACATCGTATTGCTCCCGGCACTTGGAATTAGTTCGGAAGTAATCGCGACAAACTCTAGAAAGCCGATTTTTGGATACAGGGCGATGATTGGTTCGATCATGGCTATCGGTTTCCTTTCATTTATTGTTTGGGGACACCACATGTTCATGTCGGGAATGAGTCCATTCCTTGGGTCAGTATTCGTTTTCACAACACTCTTGATCGCTATCCCATCAGCAGTAAAAGCCTTTAACTACATAACCACAATATGGAAAGGTAATTTGGTTTTTACACCTGCTATGCTTTTCTCCATTGGTTTGGTATCAACTTTCGTTACAGGTGGATTGACAGGTATTATTCTTGCTGACTCGGCACTGGACATAAATGTTCACGATACTTATTTCGTTGTAGCTCACTTCCACATTGTGATGGGGCTATCTGCTATATTCGGAATGTTTGCGGGAGTCTATCATTGGTTTCCGAAGATGTTTGGTAGAATGATGAATTCCAAACTGGGTTATGCTCACTTTTGGATGACGATTGTCGGAGGTTACGGGGTATTCTTCCCAATGCACTTTGTCGGGTTGGCAGGAGCTCCAAGACGATACTACCAATACACCGATTATCCGATGTTTGATGGTGTGTATGACTTGAACGTATTGGTTACGACCTTCGCCATATTTGCCGCTGCCGCACAGGCGATCTTCCTTTTCAACTTTTTCTGGAGTATCTATAGAGGTCAAAAAGCATCTCAGAACCCATGGAAGTCCAATACACTTGAGTGGACTACTCCGGTTGAGCACATTCATGGAAACTGGCCAGGCGCGATTCCTGTTGTTCATAGATGGCCTTATGATTATAGTAAGCCGGGAAAAGAGCTTGATTATGTGCCGCAGAATGTTCCTTTGACCGATGGTGAAGAAGAGCATTAA
- a CDS encoding cytochrome c oxidase subunit II, with product MEKLLLVLVVILAVVGIAQIAKVYQVSSELQKRREEDISPTSNKVNANLWLLFMIAFFGFFIWQFAAYGDMLLPVAASEHGMEVDQLFNVNWIILIAVFFIVNFLLFFFSWKYVHNKNRKAYYFAHDNKLELIWTIIPTIALAFLIIYGLKVWNDVTDEPSADAVQVQLYAKQFDWTARYAGPDGVMGESNYLLITSQNPLGLITDETIEARVIELKEGISKTESKLANEILPDDQVEELEDRIGAYKRQIAKILNFKQSNKDFSTAYDDIIVKGEFHLPIRRDVSFNINSRDVIHSAYMPHFRAQMNAVPGMTTKFAFKPTITTDSMRTVMDDAEFNYILLCNKVCGSAHYNMQMNIVVESEKDFAKWLSEQKPFVEPESMKAKKESEEDKVVEDGPLAEKN from the coding sequence ATGGAGAAGCTTCTTTTAGTACTGGTGGTTATTTTGGCTGTAGTAGGTATAGCCCAGATCGCCAAAGTATATCAAGTTTCCTCTGAGCTTCAAAAGCGACGTGAAGAGGATATTTCACCTACATCCAATAAGGTGAATGCAAACCTTTGGCTATTGTTTATGATAGCCTTCTTCGGGTTTTTTATCTGGCAGTTCGCGGCATATGGTGATATGCTTTTACCTGTTGCAGCATCAGAACATGGTATGGAGGTTGACCAGCTATTCAATGTAAACTGGATTATATTAATAGCTGTCTTTTTTATTGTCAATTTCCTTTTGTTTTTCTTTTCATGGAAATATGTTCACAATAAGAACAGAAAGGCTTATTACTTTGCTCACGACAACAAACTCGAACTTATTTGGACTATCATCCCTACAATCGCACTTGCCTTCTTGATAATCTATGGATTGAAAGTGTGGAATGATGTGACTGACGAGCCTTCTGCAGATGCAGTGCAGGTTCAGCTGTATGCAAAACAATTTGATTGGACAGCACGATATGCGGGACCTGATGGAGTAATGGGAGAGTCAAATTACCTATTGATTACCTCTCAGAACCCTCTTGGTCTTATTACTGACGAAACAATCGAAGCTCGAGTAATCGAGTTGAAAGAGGGGATCTCAAAAACAGAGAGTAAGTTGGCTAATGAAATCTTACCTGATGATCAAGTTGAAGAACTGGAAGATAGAATAGGTGCTTACAAGCGCCAAATAGCTAAGATCTTAAACTTTAAACAAAGCAATAAAGATTTCTCTACTGCTTACGATGACATCATTGTTAAGGGAGAGTTTCATCTACCTATCAGAAGAGATGTTTCTTTCAATATCAATTCTCGTGATGTTATCCATTCGGCATACATGCCTCACTTCAGAGCTCAGATGAATGCTGTTCCGGGGATGACTACCAAATTTGCATTCAAGCCCACTATTACCACGGATTCGATGAGAACCGTTATGGATGATGCTGAGTTTAATTACATACTGCTTTGCAACAAGGTATGTGGATCAGCCCACTATAACATGCAAATGAATATTGTCGTAGAGTCTGAAAAAGATTTTGCAAAATGGCTCTCTGAACAGAAGCCTTTTGTTGAGCCTGAAAGTATGAAGGCTAAGAAAGAAAGTGAAGAAGATAAAGTTGTAGAAGATGGCCCGTTGGCCGAAAAAAATTGA
- a CDS encoding quinol:cytochrome C oxidoreductase — protein sequence MNFVFSNRAKIISYVLIAIGVLTLILGFIFDHSEHHGRFWSNVLINGFYFLAIALGALFFYALHFATETAWAVSLRRVIEAVFSFVPIGLVVVLVVLLASSFHLNHIYHWMDEAVHAEFVTESTVGSEHPEFYASMEEAQESGAVVVANAEYDELIANKSAYLNLPFFWIRTLLYAAVLFLFARWFRRRSLKEDEVGGVELHLKGYKRGALFLVFFAVISSTMSWDWLMSIDTHWFSTLYGWYVFSGMWVSAMNVIVVLSLYLISKGYLKDINSSHIHDAGKWVFALSFLWSYLWFSQFLLIWYSNIPEEVTYFITRIEQYQILFFGMFIINFMIPMVLLMSRDAKRNPRFLIVVGTIIFIGHYLDTFMLITPGVLFEHWYFGWLEIGMFLGFTGLFINRVLSALTKAPLMPQKSPYLDESLHHSI from the coding sequence ATGAACTTCGTATTCTCAAACAGAGCCAAAATAATTTCATACGTACTGATAGCAATTGGTGTGTTGACATTGATTTTAGGTTTTATTTTCGATCATAGTGAACACCACGGAAGATTTTGGTCTAACGTGTTGATCAATGGTTTTTACTTTTTAGCAATAGCCTTGGGAGCACTGTTCTTTTATGCGCTTCACTTTGCAACCGAAACCGCTTGGGCTGTTTCCCTAAGAAGAGTCATTGAGGCAGTATTTTCATTTGTTCCAATCGGTCTTGTAGTGGTTTTAGTTGTCCTTTTGGCATCTAGCTTCCACTTAAATCATATATACCATTGGATGGATGAGGCAGTTCACGCAGAGTTTGTCACAGAATCTACAGTAGGTTCTGAGCACCCTGAATTCTATGCTTCCATGGAGGAAGCACAAGAGAGCGGTGCAGTTGTGGTAGCAAATGCCGAATATGACGAGCTGATCGCCAATAAATCGGCTTACTTGAACTTGCCTTTTTTCTGGATAAGAACACTTCTCTATGCAGCTGTTTTATTCTTGTTTGCCCGATGGTTTAGAAGAAGATCACTGAAAGAAGATGAAGTAGGTGGAGTAGAACTGCACCTTAAAGGCTATAAGAGAGGTGCTCTCTTCTTGGTCTTCTTTGCTGTTATATCAAGCACAATGTCATGGGATTGGTTGATGTCGATTGACACGCACTGGTTCTCTACACTCTACGGTTGGTATGTATTTTCAGGTATGTGGGTGTCTGCTATGAATGTGATTGTAGTTCTATCACTTTACCTCATTTCGAAAGGATACTTAAAGGATATCAACTCCAGCCATATTCACGATGCAGGTAAGTGGGTATTTGCCCTCAGTTTCTTATGGTCTTACCTGTGGTTCTCACAATTCCTTTTAATCTGGTATTCAAATATTCCTGAGGAGGTTACTTATTTCATCACCAGAATAGAGCAGTATCAGATTCTATTTTTCGGGATGTTTATTATCAACTTTATGATACCAATGGTGTTATTAATGTCAAGAGATGCGAAAAGAAACCCGCGTTTTTTGATTGTGGTCGGAACTATAATATTCATAGGACACTACTTAGATACATTTATGCTTATCACTCCCGGAGTGTTGTTTGAGCATTGGTATTTTGGTTGGTTAGAGATAGGAATGTTCTTAGGCTTCACAGGTTTGTTCATCAACAGAGTGCTTAGCGCACTAACTAAGGCGCCATTGATGCCGCAGAAGTCGCCATACTTGGATGAAAGTTTACACCACAGCATTTAA
- a CDS encoding cytochrome c: MRNAFAKISVAVLAGFALSSCIKQEQSPGYEYMPDMYRSPAVEAYVDYGEVRDTLRDPYNLTISARKPVEGTVPTTADIMNDMPYMIPNTQEGYQLAGEVLKSPFPQNEQYIEMGKGIYTNFCVQCHGAEGLGNGPVVEKGGHPAPQAYNGPLSELPEGKMFHTLTYGKGAMGSHASQLTKAERWKVVAYVKYLQKQGNEEEEEETEETSDIKG, from the coding sequence ATGAGAAACGCATTTGCAAAAATATCAGTAGCTGTTTTAGCAGGTTTTGCGCTTTCTTCTTGTATTAAGCAAGAACAAAGTCCGGGGTACGAATACATGCCTGATATGTACAGAAGCCCTGCAGTTGAAGCCTACGTTGATTACGGTGAGGTGAGAGATACGCTACGCGATCCCTATAATTTGACTATATCTGCAAGAAAGCCAGTTGAAGGAACTGTTCCAACAACGGCAGACATAATGAATGATATGCCATATATGATTCCCAACACGCAAGAAGGGTATCAGTTGGCAGGCGAGGTATTGAAATCTCCCTTTCCGCAAAACGAACAGTACATTGAAATGGGTAAAGGAATTTACACCAATTTCTGTGTTCAGTGTCACGGAGCTGAAGGCCTTGGAAATGGACCTGTAGTGGAAAAGGGAGGACACCCTGCACCACAGGCTTACAATGGTCCCTTAAGTGAATTGCCCGAAGGAAAAATGTTCCATACTCTTACATATGGTAAAGGAGCTATGGGATCTCACGCTTCTCAGTTGACTAAAGCTGAAAGATGGAAAGTTGTTGCTTATGTGAAGTATTTGCAGAAGCAAGGAAATGAAGAAGAGGAAGAGGAAACCGAAGAAACTTCGGATATCAAAGGATAA
- a CDS encoding DUF3341 domain-containing protein, with amino-acid sequence MASTSKTVKVVHAMFDDDHRLLDAARDIVGQGIRVKDVYSPFPIHGLDPVIGVKRTRLAIVSFMFGLTGLSLALLGMWYFMIQDWPMNIGGKPSFSLLENLPAFIPVTFEFTVLCAAHGMAITYMLRNGTLPGMPAVNPDPRTTDDKFVMEITSEENPEMTSEGLSSMLKNAGAIEINEKEIAVK; translated from the coding sequence ATGGCTAGCACAAGTAAAACAGTGAAGGTGGTACACGCCATGTTTGACGATGACCACCGTCTTTTGGACGCTGCGAGAGATATCGTAGGTCAAGGTATTCGTGTTAAAGACGTGTACTCACCATTCCCCATTCACGGACTTGATCCGGTTATTGGTGTTAAAAGAACGAGGTTGGCGATTGTGTCTTTCATGTTCGGATTAACAGGTCTAAGTCTCGCCCTCCTGGGAATGTGGTACTTTATGATTCAGGATTGGCCTATGAATATTGGAGGGAAACCAAGTTTCTCGCTTTTGGAAAACCTTCCTGCTTTTATTCCTGTGACATTTGAGTTTACGGTATTATGCGCCGCCCACGGGATGGCCATAACCTATATGCTCAGAAATGGAACCTTACCGGGTATGCCAGCTGTAAATCCGGATCCCAGAACGACGGACGATAAATTCGTAATGGAAATTACCAGCGAAGAAAATCCTGAAATGACTTCTGAAGGATTGAGTTCCATGCTGAAGAATGCAGGAGCTATTGAAATCAATGAAAAAGAAATTGCGGTAAAATGA